From the Alteromonas sp. CI.11.F.A3 genome, the window GTCGTTATTAACTTGAAAAAGAGTCAATCAGCGTCAGACATTGCATCGTTTTTGCATTCACGGAGTAAGAATGTGGTTGAAGCGGTACGCTAGTACGATTTAAACCAATATTAGCAGCCTACTCCCTCTAACCGCAGGTTAAGGGAGTTGCTAGATTTAGTTTCCTCCTCTTTACCTTTCTCTTTTGACCGTTCGCTTTGCTCTTTCATTTTGATCTTTCGTTTTAGCCTTTCGTTTAAATTTGTGCTTGCTGGTCTGGGCCTATCAGGCTGAACTTTGGTCATCATCAGCCGTTAACTTTTTCGCGAGTAAAAAACACGCTGGAAATACTGCACCCCATACAATAGCTAATATAACCACAGTAATAAGTGGTGAATATCCAAAAGTCACCGCACCAAATTTTTGACCACCAAAATAACTTAACGGGGCGAACACAGCACCGCCTACCATGGCAAGTAATGGCTTATCAGCAAACGCACTCAAACTATGCTGTAATGATCCACCTAGTGCAGCCCACAGGCACACCAGCCAAATAGGTATTATCCAATGAGAAGCACCACCGCTAAACCAAGCTCCAGGCTCAAAACCAAATACCCCTGTTAACATCAACAGTGAGTCGACCGCGGTGCCCAGAAATAAAACTGCTATCATTGTTTTACTGTCTGACTTTCGCAGTGGTGAGTAAACAAGCCACGCGAGCAGTAAACCTACAACCAAAAAAGTGCTTTGGTATAAAACCACCAACCACCAAATGGTTTGAAACCATAGAAAGTTTACCAACTTGATAGTGAAACTGTTCGACATTGACTTCGCCTGTTTATGAAGTTACGTACTGCGGTGAAAATTTTGATGGAACCATTACGCCACTATTTATCACTCAGTTCACTGATAAAGTTTTAAAAAAACGTAATTTTTGGTGATTATTTTCATTCTACCTTCATAGATGCTTATTAGTAATAAACAAAAATAGCGTAACCACTGTATAAATAAATTAAATCTTTGAACAAAGGAAATGTGAACAGTATGAAGATGGTTAAATATTATGTACTCGGCGCAATTTTAGCACTAGTGCTAACATGGTTTAGCCCAACATTGTGGCTCTCTGTCATTTTTGCTTGGATCAGCTTTTCGCTTATTGCAGTGAGTAGCGCCTACTTGCTTAACTACCCTGCATTGTTCAGAAAACGAGAAGATGGGTCTATCCCTATTTATATACGTTGGGTCTTTGTTCCATTTTTATTGGGAAGCTGGTTATACAATGAGTATGCAAGGCGAACAGATAAGGTTCCTCCCTTTCAAAGAATTGATGACCAGCTTTATCTAGGCTGTCGCATGTCTTCTCAGCATGTGGATATGCTTAAAAACAATAATATTAACGCTATTTTAGACGTTACCGCGGAATTCGATGGTTTAGATTGGACTGCC encodes:
- a CDS encoding DUF2878 domain-containing protein, with product MSNSFTIKLVNFLWFQTIWWLVVLYQSTFLVVGLLLAWLVYSPLRKSDSKTMIAVLFLGTAVDSLLMLTGVFGFEPGAWFSGGASHWIIPIWLVCLWAALGGSLQHSLSAFADKPLLAMVGGAVFAPLSYFGGQKFGAVTFGYSPLITVVILAIVWGAVFPACFLLAKKLTADDDQSSA